The window CGCCAATGGTCCTGCTCGTCGCGCACGTAGAGATCCACGCCACTCACGCCGGTGGCTGCCATGTGCGGCATCGCGAGTTTGTCGGAGGTCAGGGTCCAGCGCACTTGAATCGACGTGGCGTCGGTGACCAAGCGCGCGGCGATGCCCGCCGAATGTCGACTCAGGTTCCACACGGCGTCGCGCACCTTGCCTTCGGCCTTCGCCGGTAGACGATCGTAGGGCGATTTCGTTTCACTCCACCCCTGCCCTTCGATCGGCAGAAGCTTTAAGTCGTACCACAGCGTCGAGCTTTTCTCGTCGCGCGTCGCACGCGAGGGATCGAGCGGCGGGATCTCGGCCGCAGTCGCCGGTGGCACGAGCAGAATCAAGAGCATCAGCAGCCTGGAGCGTGCTCGCAGAAAATCCATAGCATCCCCGCGGAGAAGGCCAGACGAATGAAATGTAATGTCAGGTACAGAGTACCTGACCTACACCGGGCGAGAAACCATGCGCAACGATTCGACGGGCAACACCTGGTTCAGGCTGCCCGAGCGGAAGCCTTCGAGGTCGAGCGAAATATACTTGAAGCCGAGCGCTTTCAATTCGGTCACGACACGCTCGCGCGTCGCCGGCTCGCACAGTTGCGCGAGCGCTCCTAGCGGCACTTCCAGCCGGGCATGATCGCCCCGGTGGTACCGCACACGTAGTTCCACCAGCCCCAGCGAACGCAAGAATTGCTCGGCGGCGTCGATCATCCGCACGCGGTCCGACGTAACCTCCTCGCCGTAAGCGATGCGGCTCGACAGACAGGGGGTCGCCGGCTTGTCCCAAACCGGCAGCCCATACCAGGCGGTGAGCTCGCGCACCTCCGCTTTCGTCAGTCCGGCCTCGAGCAAGGGACTACGCACCGCGTGTTCCCCCGCGGCCATCATGCCGGGCCGATGATCGCCGCGGTCGTCGAAATTCGCCCCGTTCACCATGGCCCGCACGCCCAAACGCGGCAGCAGCGACTCGAGCTGCGTGTAGAGCTCGGTCTTGCAGTGGTAACAGCGGTCCCCTCGATTCGCGAGATAGTTGGCATCGGCGAACTCGCTCGTGCGGACGATCTCGTGCCGGATGCCGATCTGCTGGGCCAGTTGCACGGCGGCTTCCAGTTCGCCGGCAGCCAGGCTGTCGCTCGTGCCGGTGACGGCGACGGCGCGCTCGCCCAGGGCCTCAAATGCAAGCTGAGCGACAAGCACACTATCGACGCCCCCCGAAAATGCCACCGCGCACGACCCCAGCTCGCGCAGCATCGCCACTGCCCGCTCGTGCTTGGCACGCAGGTCGGCAGACAATGCGGCAGTGGTCTTGGTCGCGTCCATGGATTGAGCGGCACGAAGCAAGGGCGCAGAAAAAAGGGTACCGCCGTGTCGGGGAAGCGAGTTCCACCGGCGCTGCGATACCCAATTCTATTCGCTCGCGCGAGGCGAGGGAAAAAGACATCCCTCCACCGTAATGCCGTGGCGATGGGTTTTAGAGAGCCCGCAGTTCACAAGGGGGCGCCTGAAGACCCAGGTTGTGTGATCCGACCGCATGGTTCCGGAACGCAATGTCCGGGCGGCGGCTATACACGCGG of the Pirellulales bacterium genome contains:
- the larE gene encoding ATP-dependent sacrificial sulfur transferase LarE, translated to MDATKTTAALSADLRAKHERAVAMLRELGSCAVAFSGGVDSVLVAQLAFEALGERAVAVTGTSDSLAAGELEAAVQLAQQIGIRHEIVRTSEFADANYLANRGDRCYHCKTELYTQLESLLPRLGVRAMVNGANFDDRGDHRPGMMAAGEHAVRSPLLEAGLTKAEVRELTAWYGLPVWDKPATPCLSSRIAYGEEVTSDRVRMIDAAEQFLRSLGLVELRVRYHRGDHARLEVPLGALAQLCEPATRERVVTELKALGFKYISLDLEGFRSGSLNQVLPVESLRMVSRPV